Within Enterobacter sp. RHBSTW-00175, the genomic segment CAATTTGCCCAAAGCACCTTCTTTGAGAATATTGGACTTGGCCGTTAGCCGTTGACCATAGGTGAAGGCAATGCTCATTGCTCTCTGGTGCTCACCTAGTTTAATTGGATCAATTTGAGCTGCCATAGGAGAAACGAGAGCTTCAGTAAGTCTAGTCGCTATATCAGCAGACATCTTAGTACTTATCTGATTTTCGTATCTTATCTTAACTAGATGGGAGTTAAACGCTGAAATAGAGCGATCTTTTAACGCATCTAGAGCTGTCATGATGGCTAAACCAGAGCTCATCTCACCTATTTCATCATTTTTTTTCAGTTGTATATCTAATGGACCTAACTCGCCCATGTCCCCGATAACCAACTTATCAGCAGCAATAGCAATCAATGTTCCTGCGCTTTTACATGGGCCTACTACTAACAAAGTAACTTTGTCATAGTTGTGTTGTAAGGCCCTGCCGATACGATATCCAGCATTTGGATCCCCACCATAAGTAGCAACGCAAAAGATAACATCTTTTCTTAGGCCGTGTTGAGCTTTTCGTTCCTTTATAGCATTAGTGAGATCTTGGTAACCATCCCGATGAATGTCACCTGTATAAATATAAACGTCATGATTTTCCATTGCTTTTCCTTACGGATTCTCAGGGGGAGCCTGGGAAAACACCCTTGATATAGTTGGCATTAAAGAATGATATCGGAATTGTCCCTAAAAACTTAAATATTTTCAGGCTGGATTTCCTAACCTGGACACAGATCACCAGCATGGAGCTAGTAGTTATAGCTAAACGAGTCCCACACAATGATAGATTTCACACGGTAATTCATTGAAAAACAGATAGATATAAATTTCACTGGGGTTTTTGGGTAATTTATTTACCCATAACTAAATTAAACTCATAGTAATGGTTAATCATTTTAACCAAAATGGTTGAATTTGTTTGTGGTTCTGGTATCTTTACATCATAGAAGCGAAGCAACCCGCAGGTAACAACCTGTCATCCACAAGACTGAGGAATCAACTATGGCACTCACTGAATTCGGTAAGGCCGTCAGAAAAGCGAGGATAGATACTGACAGCACATTGTTAACTATGTCCCAAGAGCTGGAAACCACTCCTGCTTTTTTGAGTGGCTTAGAAACAGGAAGCAAAAAGATCCCCCAAAAGTGGGTCAAAAAAATTGACTCTTACTTTAGCTCTAAAGGCGTTCATTTAGAAAAGCTTGAAGAATTGGCCGCTGTTGCTAATGAAACTGTTCCAATCGATGGCCTTTCTCAGCAGCAACAAATGCTTGTCGCTGGTTTTGCGAAGTCGCAATTTACACCTGAACAGCTGAAGAGTTTTGCTGAGTTATTACAGAAAATTAACAACAAAGAGGTGTGATTATGTATCAAATGAGAGGTAACCGAGTTTCACCTATGCAAGAAGAAGAAATAGCTTTTAAAGCAATTAACTTCTGCAATGCATTCGGTATGTCATCGTCAAAACGCAAACGAAAACGATACGATGTTTTGTTCGAAAAATTATCTAGTTATGGGATCACTCTGAATGTCATGGATGACAAAGAGTGGGAATCGTTAACTTACGATCTCACCATCGGTCACTGTGACCCAGCATCTCTTACCATCACAATACCAAACAAGATTTATGTAAATGCCTGCTTGGGCGAAGAACATGCCTTAGCAGTAATTTTCCATGAACTAGGCCATCTTCTTCTTGGACATAAGCCCGTTCTGCACTTTTCTAATTCGAATCCTATACGCTCAGAAGATGCTGAATGGCAGGCTGATACTTTCGCCGAGATCGTTCTCGAAACAATTGGAGTTCGGACAAGCCAGATGTCTTTGGATTTTTATATGTGAAAAGCCCTGCGCTAACAGGGCTTTAAGGGCGGAAAGTGCGCTAACACATTCCGTAGTGTATGGAGACAATCCAATAACTACTTTCATTCTTGACGGACGAAGTGTAGTTGTTCTCCTGGCCTATTGCAATCTGTATGGATTTACAGATCTGCAGGGGACTGCTGAATTATGGCAATGGGAACCTGTAGCAAGTGTGGTAAAACATGCGAAATCATCTTTCGTTACTCAGTTTGTATCGATGGTGTAATTCGTCATGCAAGAAAAGGACATCCTTTTCCAATTCCACTTTGCTCATGCTCTACCAAAAGCGCTGCTTAAATAGCAGTGTATGCAAAACCCGCTCCGGCGGGTTTTTTTTATCCGGTGTTTAGTATATTCCAGACTGGTAAATCATTGTTCGTGATAATCGCGGAGAGAAATAAACTGGCCACTGTGGTGATGCAGTACCACCGCCGTTCGCCGAGGCGTTAGTGAGAGCAAACCTACCTGAAATGTGTTCGATGAAAGAGAATGCGGCTTGATATAATAACCATTCAACATGTGGAGGTTCTATGATTATCAGATTGACGGCGCAAGACATTAACAGTGGTACGAGCAGTTCTCGTACTCCCCAGGGACATGTTGTTTATGTTAACTCTGAACATATTATTTGGTTTCATAAAGAGGGGAAAGCTACCGTCGTTCATTTATCAGATGGTATTTCGATGACAGTTAAGGAAGACGAAAAAGATATTTTACTTACCCTTACCAAGCTCTAGCTCTCCTCGTAATATGAATATCATTCATACAGGCCGCTTACCCAGCGGCTTTTTACTTCCCACCATGATCGTTAGTGTCAGTAGCAGAAAATAATCTATGTCGATATCGACACCTTTGCCGCTTTACTGACGAACGCTTACTGAACAGGTATTTACAGTCGACACTTCTGACGGGGGTGGCTGTTAAAAGTAACGATCATTTTTTACGCGTAAGTAACTGAAATATTTATTTAAATCAATCAGATGAATGCTATTGCAGAAAGATACCTTTCATGTCCATACTTAACCAAAATGCACGATTACTGTTTATCCATACAGTAATTTGATGTATGGTTTAAACGCTACAGTAAAAAAATGAATTTTTCTTCCGGCTAACCTATTAGGAAAATTGCGGCATTTGTTATTTTTGTTGTGCCGAGGGGACTTCTCCCCACCGGAAGAGTGTATTTGTGGATAGCAAAGAAGGGGTATGTTTGTGAACGAAAGTCAGGAACAAGAAGACTGGTACGATATTATTCGACGCTCGGACGGAAGGCTTATGGGATCTATGCCTCTTGAGCGCCGATACCTCGTTTACTGTCAAAACGGAATGGTGTCATGCCGCCCGTTAATGGAGGATGAAGGTATTTTTAATTTGTCTTCTGGAACCAGATCTCTTCGTCGCCTTGGCTACCGTATAACGCAACCCTCTGATATCATGATTTCAACGGACTGAACACCCGTTAACCTGATGCGCCACGGAGAACACCATGGCGCAGTTACAACTCATCAAGCAATCATCAGGAATCCTGATCCCCGCTACGCCGGAGACCAGCGAATTTTTACAATCAAAAATCAAGCTCGGCGCTGTGCTGGTGGCCGACTTCAAACAGGTCCGTAACCCGGCATTTCATCGCCGTTTCTTCGCACTGCTGAATCTCGGTTTCGAATACTGGGAACCAACCGGCGGCGCTATCTCATCCAATGAACGAAAGCTGGTTACCGGCTACGCCAAATTCCTCGCTTCATACGGCGGGAACGAGGGAGCACTGCTGGACGCCGCTGAGCAATACCTCGACCGCATCGCCGACAAACGCACAGGTAGCATCAGCGCCTGTAAGTCCTTCGACGCATATCGCGCCTGGGTAACTATCGAATCCGGCTACTACGACGCCATACAGCTACCTGATGGCACTCTTCGCAAACATCCCCGCAGTATTGCCTTCGCCAATATGGACGAAACCGAGTTCCAGCAACTCTACAAAGCGGCACTTGATGTCCTTTGGCGCTGGATATTGTCCAGGGCATTCAGGGACCAGCGAGAAGCAGAGAACGCAGCCGCGCAACTGATGAGCTTTGTGGGGTGATGGTGATGAAAGAAACTTGGTTCCAGTACCCAGAGTGCACCACACAGCAAGCTGAAGAGCTCATGGCTAAATATCGGTCGCGTGGGATTGCTGTTGAGCGCAGTCTTAACGCCGATTTTGTTACATGGACGGTCAGCGCCAGGCTGCCGGAAGGTAAAAATCCGCCGCGCGCCAGCCGCCAGTGGCAAAGCCGGATGTGGGGGTGAGCATGGCTAACTTACGCAAAGCTGCTCGCGGACGTGAGTGCCAGGTCCGCATCCCGGGAGTTTGCAACGGTAACCCGGAGACATCGGTGCTGGCGCATATCCGCATTGTTGGCCTCTGTGGTACCGGAATTAAACCCCCAGACCTGATCTCCGCTATCGCTTGCAGTAGCTGTCACGATGAAATTGATCGCCGCACTCAGTTGGTCGATGCGGGGTATGCGAAAGAGTGCGCGCTGGAAGGCATGGCACGAACACAGGTTATCTGGCTGAAAGAGGGGCTCGTGAAAGTATGAAGATTTACGATATCACGCCCGTCAGCAAACCTCGCATGACTCAGCGCGACCGATGGGCTAAACGTCCGGCAACCGCAGCATATTGGGCTTTCAAAGATGAAGTACGCCTGCTTGGGATCAGCCTGCCGGAATCCGGCTATCACGTCACTTTTGTTATTCCCATGCCAAAGAGCTGGAGCCAGAAGAAGCGCGCGCAACTGAACGGCCAGGCTCATCAGAAGAAACCGGACAAAGACAACCTGGAAAAGGCGTTACTCGATGCCATCTTCGACGACGACAGCCGCGTATGGGATGGCCGGGTAACAAAAGTCTGGGGTGAAAAAGGGCAGATCATCATCGGGGAATGCGCGAAGTGAACAGAGAACATATTGAGCGTTACCAGGCAGAAAGCGTTAAGCGTGCAAATATGCCGCCGATTGCAAAACACGGGCAGAACAAGCAGACCAAACAGCCAGAGAGGGCAGCAGCATGAATCTTGAAAATACTCTTCGATATCACTTCGCCAAATCAACTCTGATTAGCGATTCCCCTCGCGCCACTGCATCAGATTCGCTGACCGGAACAGATATCATGGCTGCCATGGGCATGACACAGGAGCGAGCTGCAATGGGATATAGCGCGTTCCTCGGAAAAATGGGCATTAGCCAGAATGACCGGGAGAGGGCGATCGAGCTTCTGGCTGAATATGCCCTGACCAAATGCGATGAGGTGGCTGCGCTCCGCAAATTAGACCCCGCTGTTAAACCGCTGGTGATGCACCAGCTGGCTGCATTCGCTTTTGAGGATTACTCGCGCAGCGCGGCCAGCACGAGAAAGTGTGATTGCTGCGATGGTGAGGGGTTCATTGAAGCTGATGTGTTCACAATGAAATCTCACTACACCATGAGACTCCCGCAGTGGGCAAAAGACCTTAAGCAGTCACCAGGTGATTTCGAGGTTAAACGCCAGGTGAAAGAGGTGGTGAGGGTGTTGTGCACGGCCTGCAAAGGAAAGAAGGTTGTCAGTTGCGCCTGCAATGACTGCCACGGGCGCGGGAAAGCGGTGAATCAGGAGCTCACTGAAAAGCAGGGTGTACCGGTTCTGTCCGATTGCAAGCGCTGCGGTGGTCGCGGGTATGAACGCATTCCATCAACAGAAGCCTATGCAGCTGTTTGCCAGATAACAGATGCGATAAGTGTTGCCACCTGGGAGAAGTCTGTTAAGCGCTTCTACGATCAGTTGATCACGAAATTCGATATTGAAGAGGCATGGGCTGAATCACAACTTAATGCGATAACGCGATAGCGCATGAATTAATTGAGCGATATTTTATCGTGAGCTATTTACATATCCGGAATCTGTGTTAATTTCTCTCTAACGATGGGTTACTGCCTTCGTTTCAAGCCCTGCGGATAACACCGCGGGGCTTTTGCGTTTCTGGAGGATAAGAAAATGCCAAGTCATTAGGCGGATAGACCGCACCTACAAGCAGCAGTCATGATGCTGCCCCGAGTCTCCGAGTAGAGAGCCAGCTTTGCATCTGGTGAGGGTTAATAAGAAAAGAAGCACCGGTGTCGCCGCGTAAGAGCCAATTACGCACTGGTTAGAGCCAACGGGGAGCAGAGACGAACCGGGGTGATGAACTCAAGGGCATGAGCGTGGCCACTCCGGGAAGTGGCAAAGAATTCTAGAGGCTCGCATGTGCGGGCCTTTTCTATTTCAGGCTCCGTGAAACCTTCACTTCGTGCTGTCGTTAAATCAACCCGAGAGCCTGATCCCTTTAGAGCCCACAGCACCCGCACATAGCGAGGTGAGAGACGATGAAAATGCATAACGATCCCCACTCCTGGACGGAGTTTATCGAACTGCTCCACAGCTGGTGGCGCGGTGAAACGCCGATGGGTGCCGTATTGCTATCGGTAGTCATGGCTGCCATGAGGATCGCCTACGGCGGTGGCGGCTGGAAAAAAATGATTCTGGAGGGCTCAATTTGCGGCGCGCTAACTCTTACAGCTGTATCAGCTCTTGATTACTTTAACCTTCCGCAATCTCTGTCAATTGCTATCGGAGGAGCGCTGGGCTTTGTTGGTGTTGAACAGGTTAAAGCTGTAGCTGGCAGGGTGTTTAGTTCTCGATTCGGAGGTGGCGATGCAAACCAGTGATAAAGGCATTGCGCTGATCAAAGAGTTCGAAGGTTGCAAACTCACCGCCTACCAGGACAGTGTAGGCGTCTAGACGATCGGCTATGGCTGGACTCAGCCTGTAGATGGGAAACAAATCCGCGCCGGAATGACCATGAAGCAGGAGACGGCAGAGCGCCTGCTGAAGACCGGCCTGGTAAGCTATGAAAGTGATGTTTCTCGCCTGGTTAAAGCCGGGCTGACTCAGGAGCAATTCGATGCCCTGGTGTCGTTCACGTATAACCTCGGCTCTCGCTCATTGTCGACTTCGACACTGTTGCGGAAACTCAACGCCGGTGATTACGCTGGTGCTGCTGAAGAGTTCCTGCGCTGGAATAAAGCTGGTGGCAAAGTCCTGAATGGGCTGACGCGGCGGCGTGAGGCGGAGCGTGCTCTGTTCCTGTCGTGATTACCCTTGCTGATATCAAAGCTGCATGGCGTTCAATAGCGCTGTTGGTTGTGATTATCGTCGTTGCCGTGCTGTGTGTCCTGCTGGCAAATAGCCGAACCGATGTAGCTACGTTGAAGAGTGATAATGACGTTCTGCGAAATGATAACACTTTGCAGGGGACGGTTATCGCAACACAGGCTCTTAACTTTAACCGTTTTAACCAGGTAGCCGAAAACGCCAGCCGCAACAATTCACTGATTGATGCCAGCACCGATAACACCGTTATCGAATACCGGGAGATTCTCCGCCGTGAAAAAACCTGTGATCTGCCTGTTCCTGCTGATGTTGCTGGTGGGTTGCTCGCATACGCGCACCGTTTACGTGCCAGCGCAATGTACCCCGATACCGGCAACACTGACACAGCCAATGATAGTGCCACTTCCCCCGGCTCAATAACCTACTGTCAGGCTGCTCTCTGGATTAAGCCGCTGCTGGCCGTGATTGAAAAGGGCAACAATAACCTGGCTGGCATACGGCAGATTGAAAAAGAGCGCCAGTGAGCTTTAAAAAAGCGTGGCAGGCGAACTGCCAGAAAGAAACCAGAGCCTCGCAATAGCGGGGCTTTTTGCTAACCGAGGAATCCAAATGACTGTACGTGCAAAATTTCAATGTAACAGCATCAATAAATCGCCAGATAATTCTTCTGCTGTCGTCAACCTGATGGCGATAACGACCGGCAGTACGGAGAACGAAGCCTGGTCGAAGTATACCCCCAGCGGTCAACTGCAGATGGTCATCTCTAACCCAGCAGCTTTCGAACAGTTCGAGCAGGGCAAAGAATACTTCATCGATATTCAGCCGGCGCAGTAACCATTACAAAGCTCATCTGCTGGTGGGCTTGATAATGGTTATCCCCTATAGCTGATAAGACATTCAATATACCAACAAAGACATTGGGTGGCGGCAACCAACAGAGGTCGAAAAGTAGCAATTTGATGTCAGAAATGTTGTAAAGTTAAAATGAACGAAACCTATAAATGCTGCATAAACCTAAGAAAAGAGCTAAAAGCTTATGTTTATCTCAAGTGAAGACCTCAACGGCTACTTTATGATTTTTAGCCTGATATCAGCGATAGTCTTCTTAAGCCTAACGCTAATTTCATATGGGCTTCAGATGAAAAAGCTGATGATCCTATTCCTTGTGTTTTTACTGATTTCAAGCGCAGCTGCTGTAGTGCAGTTTTAAATCATTTACCCACGTCAAAAGGATAGGTTCGGTGGTATCAGTTCTTAATGCCTCACCATTGACAACTTTTTTTCTTGGTCTATCACCGATTCTCTGTCTGATCCTTCTTGCTTAGTCGTTCTACATGTATAGGCTGGGTTACAGGAGGCTGGCTGACCTGCTCCCCGTTGATTAGTACACCCCGATGTTAGTAATGTCTTCATAAGCCACATGAGGACATCCCCATGAAGAAGCGTTTTTCCGACGAACAGATCATCAGTATTCTCCGCGAAGCCGAAGCTGGGGTACCCGCCCGTGAACTCTGCCGCAAGCATGCCATTTCCGATGCCACGTTTTACACCTGGCGTAAGAAGTATGGCGGTATGGAGGTGCCTGAAGTTAAGCGCCTGAAGTCGCTTGAGGAAGAGAACGCCAGACTCAAGAAGCTGCTTGCCGAAGCCATGCTGGATAAAGAGGCGCTTCAGGTGGCTCTTGGGCGAAAGTACTGACGACAGACCAGAAGCGGGAAGCCGTGATGTTGATGTGTGATGCGACCGGTCTGTCGCAACGTCGTGCCTGCAGGCTTACAGGTTTATCCCTGTCGACCTGCCGCTATGAGGCTCACCGTCCGGCTGCTGATGCGCATTTATCAGGGCGCATCACTGAGCTGGCACTGGAGCGCAGGCGTTTTGGCTACCGTCGTATTTGGCAGTTGCTGCGCCGTGAAGGGCTTCATGTTAATCATAAGCGCGTGTACCGGCTTTATCACCTCAGTGGCCTGGGCGTAAAACGCAGAAGACGTCGTAAAGGGCTGGCAACAGAACGTCTGCCGCTGCTCCGTCCGGCGGCGCCCAATCTGACCTGGTCGATGGATTTCGTCATGGACGCACTTTCCACCGGTCGCAGGATCAAGTGTCTTACCTGCGTCGATGATTTCACAAAGGAATGCCTGACGGTCACTGTTGCCTTTGGGATTTCAGGCGTTCAGGTCACGCGTATTCTGGACAGCATTGCACTGTTTCGAGGCTATCCGGCGACGATAAGAACTGACCAGGGGCCGGAGTTCACTTGCCGTGCACTGGATCAATGGGCCTTTGAGCATGGTGTTGAGTTGCGCTTAATCCAGCCGGGCAAGCCAACGCAGAACGGATTTATTGAGAGCTTTAACGGACGATTTCGCGATGAATGTTTGAATGAGCACTGGTTCAGCGATATCGTTCATGCCAGGAAAATTATTAATGACTGGCGGCAGGATTATAACGAATGCCGCCCGCACTCCACGCTGAATTATCAGACACCGTCTGAATTTGCAGCGGGCTGGAGAAAGGGTCATTCTGAGAATGAAGATTCCGACGTTACTAACTGAGCGTTGTATCTAATCGTGGGGGCAGGTCATGGCTACTGCATTCATGATTTTAACTGTATTGATAGGGATACCAGCCTTGATATTAACGTATGTATTGTCGAGGTAGCAGATTGTTGGCCTTACAACAGGCATTCATGCAGTACCTTTGCGAATGACATACAAGCTGATTTGCGAATCGGTAAGGGAGTCAAACAACGCGAACCGATTTTTAAGTCATAATTAAAACTCCCCAATTCATGAGGAGTTGCTTATGCTTGAGGGACGGTCAGAAACATTACATTGCGGATCAATGTGTTTTGCGGTCTATGGCCCAGATGAAGTTATCAGCAACTTCGTCGATTACCTTAAAACCTCTGCTGGTGGCTTACTCGATATACGTGTTATAGCTGGTCGAGACGAGAAGGGTAGGATAAAAGTGGCTATTACAGGAAACACTGTAGAGCCGCAATCCATTGAGGCTTTCATGCATCAGTTCATTGATAGCTACAACAGCTGATAGAAAATCAGACCGCCTTCGTGAAGTGAACCCCGAAAGTTGGACATCCAACGATTAGGGGTTTTGCGTTTCAATGGGCAGAAAAAAATACTCACCTGAATTCAAGCAGCAAGTCGTACTCCACTATCTGTTCAGCAGTGATGGTGCAAAGAAAACAGCGCGGTTGTTCGGCGTTGATCACGGAGCGGTCAGACGCTGGACTGAGCACTGGAAAGTGAATGGGATGGACAGTTTTACCATTCCTACCAGGGCTTACTCTGCCGAGTTTAAAGAGTCTGTCGTGCTCTGGATGCAGCAACACAACAAATCATCCCGGAAAGCTGCGGCGGAGTTTCGTATTGCAGCCGCTTGTACTGTCAGCAAATGGGAGCGTCTTTACCGTACTGGCGGTATCATTGCCCTACAGGATAAACCCAGAGGACGCCAGATGAAGTCAGGGAAGAACGAAACTTCAGATAAAGAACTTAATAATCCCCGTCCAGCGTTCCAGAACGCTGAGGAAGAACTTGAATACCTGCGTGTTGAGAATGCCTACCTAAAAAAGCTTCAGGCCTTGATTCGGGAAAAGCAGAAGACAAAGCAAAAATAATTACCGAATTGAGGCGAAACCATAACCTGAGAATGCTGCTTCATATAGCAGGATTACCTCGCAGCACGTACTACTGGCATGTCAAAGCAGATAGCCGTGGAGAGCGCTATGAGGGCGAACAGCAAAGAATAGCCGCACTGTTCCACTATCATAAAGGACGATATGGTTACCGGCGCATTACCCTGGCGTTGCGTAATGAAGGCTATGGCATTAATCATAAAACAGTACGGAAACTGATGCGCAAGATGGGGCTGGCCTCATGCCTGAGAAGCAAAAAGTATCAGTCATACAAAGGCACCTACGGTAAAGTAGCGCCAAATACCCTTGCACGTGATTTTAAGGCCAGCAGTCCAAACCAGAAATGGGTCACGGATGTGACAGAGTTCAACGTAAAAGGGACAAAGCTGTATCTGTCACCAGTGCTTGATCTGTATAACAGCGAGATAATAGCCTGGAATATGACGACGCATCCGGGAATGAATCTGGTCGAAAACATGCTCAGCAAAGCCGTCAAGAGGCTGAAACCGGGTGACAGACCGGTACTGCACTCTGATCAGGGTTGGCAGTATCAGATGGCACGGTATCAGGAGAAACTTAAAGCTAAAGGCATAGAACAAAGCATGTCGCGCAAAGGGAACTGTCTGGACAATGCAGTGATAGAAAATTTTTTTGGTCTGCTGAAAACAGAATGTTGGTACCACGAAGAGTTTGAAAATACAGACCATCTACGAAAAACGGTGGAAGAGTATATCCACTACTACAACAACGAACGAATCAAGCTAAAACTAAACGGCCTGAGTCCGGTACAATACCGAACCCAGGCCATGTCAGCCGCCAGTTAAGAACGTGTCCAATATATGGGGTTCACTTCATTCGGGCGGTTTTTTGTTGGTATCACTTTGCTGTACTGCAGACCTTTTTGAAGAAAGGTTGTGCACTCCAAATGATGGTGCCAGCAAGTGCGATACCAATGAACCATGGAATAAGAGAGCCATTAAAAAAATGATCTCCGATATCTCGCCCTGTCCATAAACAGGTAAAAACGGTTGCTGCGGAGTACCATCCGCGAATGAAATTTGGCTTACTGAACATGTGT encodes:
- a CDS encoding IS3 family transposase (programmed frameshift), which produces MGRKKYSPEFKQQVVLHYLFSSDGAKKTARLFGVDHGAVRRWTEHWKVNGMDSFTIPTRAYSAEFKESVVLWMQQHNKSSRKAAAEFRIAAACTVSKWERLYRTGGIIALQDKPRGRQMKSGKNETSDKELNNPRPAFQNAEEELEYLRVENAYPKKASGLDSGKAEDKAKIITELRRNHNLRMLLHIAGLPRSTYYWHVKADSRGERYEGEQQRIAALFHYHKGRYGYRRITLALRNEGYGINHKTVRKLMRKMGLASCLRSKKYQSYKGTYGKVAPNTLARDFKASSPNQKWVTDVTEFNVKGTKLYLSPVLDLYNSEIIAWNMTTHPGMNLVENMLSKAVKRLKPGDRPVLHSDQGWQYQMARYQEKLKAKGIEQSMSRKGNCLDNAVIENFFGLLKTECWYHEEFENTDHLRKTVEEYIHYYNNERIKLKLNGLSPVQYRTQAMSAAS
- a CDS encoding DUF1367 family protein gives rise to the protein MAQLQLIKQSSGILIPATPETSEFLQSKIKLGAVLVADFKQVRNPAFHRRFFALLNLGFEYWEPTGGAISSNERKLVTGYAKFLASYGGNEGALLDAAEQYLDRIADKRTGSISACKSFDAYRAWVTIESGYYDAIQLPDGTLRKHPRSIAFANMDETEFQQLYKAALDVLWRWILSRAFRDQREAENAAAQLMSFVG
- a CDS encoding RusA family crossover junction endodeoxyribonuclease, yielding MKIYDITPVSKPRMTQRDRWAKRPATAAYWAFKDEVRLLGISLPESGYHVTFVIPMPKSWSQKKRAQLNGQAHQKKPDKDNLEKALLDAIFDDDSRVWDGRVTKVWGEKGQIIIGECAK
- a CDS encoding helix-turn-helix transcriptional regulator; translated protein: MALTEFGKAVRKARIDTDSTLLTMSQELETTPAFLSGLETGSKKIPQKWVKKIDSYFSSKGVHLEKLEELAAVANETVPIDGLSQQQQMLVAGFAKSQFTPEQLKSFAELLQKINNKEV
- a CDS encoding SDH family Clp fold serine proteinase — protein: MENHDVYIYTGDIHRDGYQDLTNAIKERKAQHGLRKDVIFCVATYGGDPNAGYRIGRALQHNYDKVTLLVVGPCKSAGTLIAIAADKLVIGDMGELGPLDIQLKKNDEIGEMSSGLAIMTALDALKDRSISAFNSHLVKIRYENQISTKMSADIATRLTEALVSPMAAQIDPIKLGEHQRAMSIAFTYGQRLTAKSNILKEGALGKLIASYPSHGFVIDRKEAKELFKCVQSPSGLTEALYALFCDKIHDGDIATYGKPKVVDFTHDPDENEEDTDAKESATGDGDTQQNVGKPDPGKPRSGKKSGTRPKRDKATAGALPVQQPDGQQPEA
- a CDS encoding IS3-like element ISSen4 family transposase (programmed frameshift) encodes the protein MKKRFSDEQIISILREAEAGVPARELCRKHAISDATFYTWRKKYGGMEVPEVKRLKSLEEENARLKKLLAEAMLDKEALQVALGRKLLTTDQKREAVMLMCDATGLSQRRACRLTGLSLSTCRYEAHRPAADAHLSGRITELALERRRFGYRRIWQLLRREGLHVNHKRVYRLYHLSGLGVKRRRRRKGLATERLPLLRPAAPNLTWSMDFVMDALSTGRRIKCLTCVDDFTKECLTVTVAFGISGVQVTRILDSIALFRGYPATIRTDQGPEFTCRALDQWAFEHGVELRLIQPGKPTQNGFIESFNGRFRDECLNEHWFSDIVHARKIINDWRQDYNECRPHSTLNYQTPSEFAAGWRKGHSENEDSDVTN
- a CDS encoding DUF1364 domain-containing protein, translated to MANLRKAARGRECQVRIPGVCNGNPETSVLAHIRIVGLCGTGIKPPDLISAIACSSCHDEIDRRTQLVDAGYAKECALEGMARTQVIWLKEGLVKV
- a CDS encoding phage holin, lambda family, which gives rise to MKMHNDPHSWTEFIELLHSWWRGETPMGAVLLSVVMAAMRIAYGGGGWKKMILEGSICGALTLTAVSALDYFNLPQSLSIAIGGALGFVGVEQVKAVAGRVFSSRFGGGDANQ
- a CDS encoding ImmA/IrrE family metallo-endopeptidase, with protein sequence MYQMRGNRVSPMQEEEIAFKAINFCNAFGMSSSKRKRKRYDVLFEKLSSYGITLNVMDDKEWESLTYDLTIGHCDPASLTITIPNKIYVNACLGEEHALAVIFHELGHLLLGHKPVLHFSNSNPIRSEDAEWQADTFAEIVLETIGVRTSQMSLDFYM
- a CDS encoding antitermination protein codes for the protein MNLENTLRYHFAKSTLISDSPRATASDSLTGTDIMAAMGMTQERAAMGYSAFLGKMGISQNDRERAIELLAEYALTKCDEVAALRKLDPAVKPLVMHQLAAFAFEDYSRSAASTRKCDCCDGEGFIEADVFTMKSHYTMRLPQWAKDLKQSPGDFEVKRQVKEVVRVLCTACKGKKVVSCACNDCHGRGKAVNQELTEKQGVPVLSDCKRCGGRGYERIPSTEAYAAVCQITDAISVATWEKSVKRFYDQLITKFDIEEAWAESQLNAITR